The Sphingomonas sanxanigenens DSM 19645 = NX02 genome includes a region encoding these proteins:
- a CDS encoding exodeoxyribonuclease III encodes MNDRLKIASWNINSVRARIDIVERLLREEEPDILCLQETKVVNDIFPTAMFHQLGYTHQVLHGQPMHHGVAILSRVPMREDDRLDWQANGEPRHIGVQLENGFRLENVYVPAGGDIPDRTLNPKFGQKLDFVERMTRWSETLKTPTLIVGDFNIAPLESDVWSHKQLLDVVSHTPIEVEALAGMQAAHGWVDLGRTFIPAPERYYSWWSYRAKDWAASDRGRRLDHMWASPQLAAQATTHRVLEPCRSWTRPSDHVPLIVEFEF; translated from the coding sequence ATGAACGACCGCCTCAAGATCGCGTCCTGGAACATCAATTCGGTCCGCGCCCGAATCGACATCGTCGAGCGGCTGCTGCGCGAGGAAGAACCCGACATCCTGTGCCTGCAGGAAACCAAGGTCGTGAACGATATCTTCCCCACCGCGATGTTCCACCAGCTCGGCTATACCCATCAGGTGCTGCACGGCCAGCCGATGCACCATGGCGTCGCCATCCTCAGCCGCGTGCCGATGCGCGAGGACGACCGGCTGGACTGGCAGGCCAATGGCGAGCCCCGCCACATCGGCGTCCAGCTCGAGAACGGATTCCGCCTCGAGAATGTCTATGTGCCCGCGGGTGGCGACATCCCGGATCGCACGCTCAATCCCAAATTCGGCCAGAAGCTGGATTTCGTCGAGCGGATGACGCGCTGGTCGGAGACGCTGAAGACCCCCACCCTGATCGTCGGGGATTTCAATATCGCACCGCTGGAAAGCGACGTGTGGAGCCACAAGCAGTTGCTCGACGTCGTCAGCCACACCCCGATCGAGGTCGAGGCGCTGGCGGGTATGCAGGCCGCGCATGGCTGGGTCGATCTCGGCCGGACCTTCATTCCCGCACCCGAGCGCTATTACAGCTGGTGGAGCTATCGCGCGAAGGACTGGGCGGCCAGCGACCGCGGCCGCCGGCTCGACCATATGTGGGCAAGCCCGCAGCTCGCGGCGCAGGCCACGACGCACCGCGTGCTCGAACCGTGCCGGAGCTGGACCCGGCCGTCCGACCATGTGCCGCTGATCGTCGAGTTCGAATTTTGA
- the hemC gene encoding hydroxymethylbilane synthase, with protein MALISPSPLRLGTRGSPLALIQANMVRAALIAAHGLADTAIEIVPIRTSGDRIQDRALAEVGGKALWTKELDRALLVGEVDFCVHSMKDVETIRPPEIVIAAMLPRADVRDRLIGAPSVEALPEGAVVGTSSPRRAAQLKRLRPDVSTTLFRGNVATRLAKLEAGEAQATLLAAAGLDRLGQPGIGATIPIETMLPAPAQGAVGIEARADDAATRALLAAIDDRDTHDCVLAERALLAALAADCRSPVGALARLDGESILIDAEILTGDGSESRAGQLRIARGAPDDAAVLAKALLADAPPALAALFGG; from the coding sequence ATGGCCCTGATTTCCCCCTCCCCGCTCCGTCTCGGCACCCGCGGATCGCCGCTCGCCCTGATCCAGGCCAATATGGTGCGCGCCGCGCTGATCGCCGCGCACGGCCTGGCCGATACTGCCATCGAGATCGTACCGATCCGCACCTCGGGAGACCGCATTCAGGATCGCGCGCTCGCCGAGGTCGGCGGCAAGGCGCTGTGGACCAAGGAGCTCGATCGGGCGCTGCTGGTGGGCGAGGTCGATTTCTGCGTGCATTCGATGAAGGATGTCGAGACGATCCGCCCGCCCGAGATCGTCATCGCCGCGATGCTGCCGCGCGCCGATGTGCGCGACAGGCTGATCGGCGCGCCCTCGGTCGAGGCGCTGCCCGAAGGGGCGGTGGTCGGCACCAGCTCGCCGCGCCGTGCGGCGCAACTCAAGCGGCTGCGGCCGGACGTTTCGACCACCTTGTTCCGCGGCAATGTCGCCACCCGCCTCGCCAAGCTCGAGGCGGGCGAGGCGCAGGCGACCCTGCTCGCCGCGGCCGGGCTCGATCGGCTGGGCCAGCCGGGTATCGGCGCGACGATCCCGATCGAGACGATGCTGCCGGCGCCGGCGCAAGGCGCGGTGGGCATCGAAGCGCGTGCCGACGATGCGGCGACGCGCGCGCTGCTCGCCGCGATCGACGATCGCGACACGCATGATTGCGTGCTGGCCGAACGCGCGTTGCTGGCTGCGCTCGCCGCCGATTGCCGGTCGCCGGTTGGCGCGCTCGCCCGACTGGACGGCGAGTCGATCCTGATCGACGCCGAGATCCTGACCGGCGACGGCAGCGAATCGCGCGCCGGACAGCTTCGCATCGCGCGCGGGGCGCCCGACGACGCTGCGGTTCTGGCGAAGGCGTTGCTCGCGGATGCGCCGCCGGCGCTCGCCGCGCTGTTCGGGGGATGA
- a CDS encoding tetratricopeptide repeat protein — MTAAEREAIETFKRDVVEPSMTSLVILDFWAEWCGPCKALTPVLEKVAATYADKGVQLVKINVDEQKFIAAQFQIRSIPTVYAIFQGQPVADLTSARTESQLSQMLDQILRQLPIQGEAQSLAADIAPLIEMGEQVLAEGDAERAFAIFGQIAEMAPEDSQVISGQVRALVALGNTAEAEALMATLTPEQAKDSAIQRAQAALVLAKEAQPVDDLAGLVARVAADPDDHEARFELAGGQMAAGDREGAADSLLEIIRRDRAWNDGAARQRLLTLFEVVGLEDPWVSAQRRRLSAVLFT; from the coding sequence ATGACCGCCGCCGAACGCGAGGCGATCGAGACCTTCAAGCGCGACGTCGTCGAACCCTCGATGACCTCGCTGGTGATCCTCGATTTCTGGGCCGAATGGTGCGGGCCGTGCAAGGCGCTCACCCCGGTTCTGGAAAAGGTCGCTGCGACCTACGCCGACAAGGGCGTCCAGCTCGTCAAGATCAACGTGGATGAGCAGAAGTTCATCGCCGCGCAGTTCCAGATCCGCTCGATTCCCACCGTCTATGCGATCTTCCAGGGCCAGCCGGTCGCTGACCTGACCTCGGCGCGCACCGAATCGCAGCTTTCGCAGATGCTGGACCAGATCCTGCGCCAGCTTCCGATCCAGGGCGAGGCGCAGAGCCTGGCCGCCGACATCGCGCCGCTCATCGAAATGGGTGAGCAGGTGCTGGCCGAGGGCGATGCCGAACGTGCCTTTGCGATCTTCGGCCAGATTGCCGAGATGGCGCCGGAGGATTCGCAGGTGATCTCCGGGCAGGTCCGTGCGCTCGTCGCGCTGGGCAATACCGCCGAGGCGGAGGCGCTGATGGCGACCCTGACGCCCGAACAGGCGAAGGATAGCGCGATCCAGCGCGCGCAGGCTGCGCTGGTGCTCGCCAAGGAAGCGCAGCCGGTCGACGATCTCGCCGGGCTGGTCGCGCGGGTTGCCGCCGATCCCGACGATCATGAGGCGCGCTTCGAGCTTGCCGGCGGCCAGATGGCGGCGGGCGATCGTGAGGGCGCGGCCGATTCGCTGCTGGAGATCATCCGCCGCGACCGCGCATGGAACGACGGCGCCGCGCGCCAGCGGCTGCTCACGCTGTTCGAGGTGGTCGGTCTCGAGGATCCGTGGGTGAGCGCGCAGCGCCGCCGGCTGTCGGCCGTACTGTTCACCTGA
- a CDS encoding LolA family protein → MTRSFRFALTLGSASVVLAPLALSTGAVAQSAPADSGVAQVQAHMKAVQTMTAAFSQTDRAGRTVTGTMTLKRPGKVRFAYQKGVDTLVVADGKSLYFIDYSVRQLSRWPIGNSPLAVLLNPDKDLARVAKVVPGIDPRLLLVEARDPKRPEFGAITLAFARTPSAPAGLMLQGWVAIDSQNNRTTVRLTDQKFNAPVADSVFKFKDPRPQGPRMR, encoded by the coding sequence ATGACCCGATCCTTCCGCTTCGCGCTTACCCTCGGTTCGGCGAGCGTCGTCCTCGCGCCGCTGGCGCTTTCGACCGGCGCGGTCGCGCAATCGGCACCCGCCGACTCGGGCGTTGCCCAGGTGCAGGCGCACATGAAGGCGGTGCAGACGATGACCGCGGCCTTCTCCCAAACCGACCGTGCCGGCCGCACCGTGACCGGCACGATGACGCTGAAGCGCCCCGGCAAGGTGCGCTTCGCCTATCAGAAGGGCGTCGACACGCTCGTCGTCGCAGATGGCAAGTCGCTCTACTTCATCGACTATTCGGTCCGGCAGCTATCGCGCTGGCCGATCGGCAACTCGCCGCTCGCGGTGCTGCTTAACCCCGACAAGGATCTGGCGCGCGTCGCCAAGGTCGTGCCGGGTATCGATCCGCGGCTGTTGCTCGTCGAGGCGCGCGATCCCAAGCGGCCGGAATTCGGCGCGATCACCCTGGCCTTCGCGCGCACCCCGTCCGCGCCCGCCGGGCTGATGCTGCAGGGCTGGGTGGCGATCGATTCGCAGAACAACCGCACCACGGTTCGCCTGACCGACCAGAAGTTCAACGCGCCCGTGGCGGACAGCGTCTTCAAGTTCAAGGATCCGCGTCCGCAGGGGCCGCGCATGCGGTGA
- a CDS encoding DNA translocase FtsK, producing MASRAATPAKAGASGATGPGWRDGVKRRAVRSGALAGALLLILATILLVLALASYHPSDPALNTAAGGPAQNLLALPGAYLSDLLLVLFGPCAGLLAPLMLVIAVRLWRGVPTGGWRGMLVRAAIGIVLIGAGVSLIKPGSVAGLPAGAGGVIGLALAQGVGWALHFIGDARIIWWSALAIGALVGIGGVALWARSLGLDDVERAWLFRRRGGESRRTRAEADAGDEVIDDAVEEPRRPVPAARRPERVRDDEELVADPMPRAPAPTEERPRPVIADRPAPPSQVAQRPPRQTSLDLRDNYTLPPLELLKAAPPSTGQQIDKAGLERNARLLESVLDDFHVKGSIVEVRPGPVVTMYELEPAAGIKASRVIQLADDIARNMSALSARVATIPGRSVIGIELPNQKREMVVLHELIASQSFEDMSAQLPIVLGKNIAGDPVIADLAPMPHLLVAGTTGSGKSVGLNCMIMSLLYRLTPDQCRMIMIDPKMLELSIYDGIPHLLSPVVTEPAKAVRALKWAVEQMEDRYRMMASIGVRGLASFNEKVRGAKSKGQDLGRRVQTGYDAETGQPIYEEEKLEYEPLPQIVVIVDELADLMMTAGKEVEFLIQRLAQKARAAGIHLIMATQRPSVDVITGVIKANLPTRISFSVTSKIDSRTILGEQGAEQLLGKGDMLYMPGGKQIARVHGPFVSDEEVRLVTDHWRAQGAPEYITAVTEEPEDGGYSIDGAPEGDDSPEEQMYRKAVQLVAESQKASTSWLQRQLRVGYNSAARLIERMEREGLVSRPDHVGRREVLVEQDGSPR from the coding sequence ATGGCGAGCCGCGCGGCAACACCCGCAAAGGCGGGCGCATCCGGCGCGACGGGGCCGGGCTGGCGCGACGGCGTGAAGCGCCGTGCGGTGCGCAGCGGTGCGCTTGCCGGCGCCCTCCTGCTCATTCTGGCGACGATCCTGCTGGTGCTGGCGCTTGCCAGCTATCATCCGAGCGACCCGGCGCTGAACACCGCCGCGGGCGGCCCCGCGCAGAACCTGCTGGCGCTGCCCGGCGCCTATCTGTCCGATCTGCTGCTGGTGTTGTTCGGCCCCTGCGCCGGCCTTCTGGCGCCGCTGATGCTGGTGATCGCGGTGCGGCTGTGGCGCGGCGTGCCGACCGGCGGCTGGCGCGGCATGCTGGTGCGGGCCGCGATCGGCATCGTGTTGATCGGTGCCGGCGTTTCCCTGATCAAGCCCGGCTCGGTCGCGGGGCTGCCGGCAGGTGCTGGCGGCGTGATCGGCCTTGCGCTCGCGCAGGGGGTGGGCTGGGCGCTCCACTTTATCGGCGATGCGCGAATCATCTGGTGGTCGGCGCTGGCGATCGGCGCGCTCGTCGGCATCGGCGGTGTCGCGCTGTGGGCGCGCAGCCTCGGCCTGGACGACGTCGAGCGCGCCTGGCTGTTCCGTCGCCGCGGCGGCGAATCGCGCCGTACCCGCGCCGAGGCGGACGCGGGGGACGAGGTGATCGACGACGCGGTCGAGGAGCCGCGGCGTCCCGTACCGGCGGCGCGCCGGCCCGAGCGCGTTCGGGACGATGAGGAACTGGTGGCAGACCCGATGCCGCGCGCGCCGGCGCCGACCGAGGAGCGTCCCCGCCCGGTGATCGCCGACCGCCCCGCGCCGCCGTCGCAGGTGGCGCAGCGGCCGCCCCGGCAGACCTCGCTCGACCTGCGCGACAATTACACGCTGCCGCCGCTCGAACTGCTCAAGGCGGCGCCGCCCAGCACCGGCCAGCAGATCGACAAGGCGGGGCTCGAGCGCAACGCCCGGCTGCTCGAATCGGTGCTCGACGACTTCCATGTGAAGGGGTCGATCGTCGAGGTGCGTCCGGGGCCGGTCGTCACCATGTATGAACTGGAACCGGCGGCGGGCATCAAGGCGAGCCGCGTGATCCAGCTGGCCGACGATATTGCGCGCAACATGTCGGCGCTGTCGGCGCGCGTCGCGACGATTCCCGGCCGCAGCGTGATCGGCATCGAGCTGCCCAACCAGAAGCGCGAGATGGTCGTGCTGCACGAACTGATCGCCTCGCAATCGTTCGAGGATATGTCGGCGCAGCTGCCGATCGTGCTCGGCAAGAACATCGCCGGCGATCCGGTGATCGCCGATCTTGCGCCGATGCCGCATCTGCTCGTCGCCGGCACCACCGGCTCGGGCAAGTCGGTCGGCCTCAACTGCATGATCATGTCGCTGCTCTACCGGCTGACTCCGGACCAGTGCCGGATGATCATGATCGATCCGAAGATGCTCGAACTGAGCATCTATGACGGTATCCCCCATCTGCTCTCCCCCGTCGTCACCGAGCCCGCGAAAGCGGTGCGCGCGCTGAAATGGGCGGTGGAGCAGATGGAGGACCGCTATCGCATGATGGCGTCGATCGGCGTGCGCGGGCTCGCCAGCTTCAACGAGAAGGTGCGCGGCGCCAAGTCCAAGGGGCAGGATCTCGGCCGCCGCGTGCAGACCGGCTATGATGCCGAGACCGGCCAGCCGATCTACGAGGAAGAAAAGCTCGAATACGAACCGCTGCCGCAGATCGTCGTCATCGTCGACGAGCTGGCCGACCTGATGATGACCGCCGGCAAGGAGGTCGAATTCCTGATCCAGCGGCTGGCGCAGAAGGCGCGCGCGGCGGGCATCCACCTGATCATGGCGACGCAGCGCCCCTCGGTCGACGTCATCACCGGCGTCATCAAGGCCAATCTGCCGACGCGAATCAGCTTCTCGGTGACCAGCAAGATCGACTCGCGCACGATCCTGGGCGAACAGGGCGCCGAACAGCTGCTGGGCAAGGGCGACATGCTCTACATGCCCGGCGGCAAGCAGATCGCGCGCGTCCACGGCCCCTTCGTCAGCGACGAGGAAGTCCGGCTGGTGACCGACCATTGGCGCGCGCAGGGCGCGCCCGAATATATCACCGCCGTGACCGAGGAGCCCGAAGACGGCGGCTACAGCATCGACGGCGCGCCGGAGGGCGACGACAGCCCCGAAGAGCAGATGTATCGCAAGGCGGTGCAGCTCGTCGCGGAAAGCCAGAAGGCATCGACGAGCTGGCTGCAGCGCCAGTTGCGCGTCGGCTACAACAGCGCCGCGCGCCTCATCGAGCGGATGGAGCGCGAGGGGCTGGTGTCCCGCCCCGACCATGTCGGCCGGCGCGAGGTGCTGGTCGAGCAGGACGGTTCGCCGCGCTGA
- a CDS encoding LON peptidase substrate-binding domain-containing protein, whose protein sequence is MPSAGAGSATARLSIFPLAGAILFPRMQLPLHIFEPRYRALVSDAMARDRRIAMIQPRAAGDPSPLFAVGCVGHIAHVEALDEGRFNIILSGVARFRLIRELDVTTPFRQVEAVLEDVGEPAALGIAARAALESEARRFADSQGYAVDWESVAKLDDESLVNGIAQIAPFDVAAKQALLEAPLLNDRAELVMQLLQFFGRRASDDDDEVTLQ, encoded by the coding sequence ATGCCGTCCGCCGGCGCCGGCAGCGCGACCGCGCGACTTTCCATCTTTCCGCTCGCCGGCGCGATCCTGTTTCCGCGCATGCAGCTGCCGCTGCACATCTTCGAGCCGCGCTATCGGGCGCTGGTGAGCGATGCGATGGCGCGTGACCGGCGCATCGCGATGATCCAGCCGCGCGCCGCGGGCGATCCCTCGCCCTTGTTCGCGGTCGGCTGCGTCGGCCACATCGCCCATGTCGAGGCGCTCGACGAGGGGCGTTTCAACATCATCCTCTCCGGAGTGGCGCGGTTCCGCCTGATCCGCGAGCTCGACGTGACGACGCCGTTCCGGCAGGTCGAGGCGGTGCTCGAGGACGTCGGCGAACCCGCGGCGCTCGGCATCGCCGCGCGGGCTGCGCTGGAAAGCGAGGCGCGGCGTTTTGCCGATTCGCAGGGCTATGCGGTCGATTGGGAATCGGTCGCGAAGCTCGACGACGAATCGCTGGTCAACGGCATCGCCCAGATCGCGCCGTTCGATGTGGCGGCGAAACAGGCGTTGCTGGAGGCGCCGTTGCTCAACGACCGTGCCGAACTGGTGATGCAGCTCCTGCAGTTCTTCGGCCGCCGGGCGAGCGACGATGACGATGAGGTAACGCTTCAGTGA
- a CDS encoding UbiH/UbiF/VisC/COQ6 family ubiquinone biosynthesis hydroxylase translates to MTRYDVILLGGGLVGQTLALALASGGLRVAVVDPADPASVLAPRFDGRASAVSSSSWRMLQTIGVAERLGPGCAIAGIRVSEGLGGGGLDFQPAPEDEPLGHMFENRELRVALRAAVLEQPLIELLMPAVPQAVERNATEVSVTLADGRVLKAALLIGAEGRRSPTRDAAGIKIARWQYDHVAMIAGIDHEKPHGNTAYEIFYPAGPFAILPMLPGTRSAIVWTVATKDAEGFLALSERAYTAELEKRMGGFLGAIKLITPRSSYPLGFHHATTITGERLALVGDAAHGIHPIAGQGLNLGFRDVAALAEVLVDGARLGLDLGDAQLLERYERWRSVDTLMVAASTDTLTRLFGMPGRSASAVRRFGLSAVQRIPPLKRRFMAEARGESGALPRLLQGMTV, encoded by the coding sequence ATGACCCGCTATGACGTGATCCTCCTCGGCGGCGGCCTTGTCGGCCAGACGCTGGCGCTCGCCCTCGCATCCGGGGGCCTGCGCGTCGCCGTGGTCGATCCCGCCGATCCGGCAAGCGTGCTCGCCCCACGGTTCGACGGCCGCGCCTCGGCGGTGTCGAGTTCGAGCTGGCGGATGCTGCAGACGATCGGCGTCGCCGAGCGCCTGGGGCCGGGCTGCGCGATCGCCGGCATCCGGGTGAGCGAGGGGCTGGGCGGCGGCGGGCTCGATTTCCAGCCCGCGCCCGAGGACGAGCCGCTGGGGCACATGTTCGAGAATCGCGAGTTGCGCGTCGCGCTGCGCGCCGCGGTGCTCGAACAGCCGCTGATCGAATTGCTCATGCCGGCGGTGCCGCAGGCGGTGGAGCGCAACGCGACCGAGGTCAGCGTGACATTGGCGGACGGCCGGGTTCTCAAGGCGGCGCTGCTGATCGGCGCCGAGGGGCGCCGTTCGCCCACCCGCGACGCGGCCGGGATCAAGATCGCGCGCTGGCAATATGATCATGTCGCGATGATCGCCGGCATCGATCATGAGAAGCCGCACGGCAACACCGCCTATGAGATCTTCTATCCGGCGGGGCCGTTCGCGATCCTGCCGATGCTGCCGGGCACGCGCTCGGCGATCGTCTGGACGGTCGCGACCAAGGATGCCGAAGGCTTCCTGGCGCTTTCCGAACGCGCCTACACCGCCGAACTGGAAAAGCGGATGGGCGGCTTCCTGGGCGCGATCAAGCTGATCACCCCGCGTTCCTCCTATCCGCTGGGCTTCCACCACGCGACGACCATCACCGGCGAACGGCTGGCGCTGGTCGGCGATGCCGCGCACGGCATCCATCCGATCGCGGGGCAGGGGCTCAACCTCGGCTTCCGCGATGTCGCTGCACTCGCCGAGGTACTGGTCGATGGCGCGCGGCTGGGGCTCGATCTCGGCGACGCGCAGCTGCTCGAACGCTATGAGCGCTGGCGCAGCGTCGACACGCTGATGGTCGCAGCGTCCACCGACACGCTGACCCGCCTGTTCGGCATGCCCGGCCGCTCGGCCAGCGCGGTCCGCCGCTTCGGCCTGTCGGCGGTGCAGCGCATCCCGCCGCTGAAGCGCCGCTTCATGGCGGAGGCACGCGGCGAGAGCGGCGCGCTGCCGCGGCTGCTGCAGGGCATGACGGTCTGA
- a CDS encoding phosphoribosyltransferase, producing the protein MPDFAPITHETFVADVLAIAATLADDDWKPHWLVGVGRGGLVPGAYLSQATGIQLLSVDVSSRHISFADELLEKLAAETRAGQRLLIVDDINDSGKTIGYLRRAIGEAGGVPDHVRVAVLINNIRSQAHVDYCSRTIDRASDKRWFVFPWEALAPETRLVEDAADVPERLA; encoded by the coding sequence ATGCCTGACTTCGCACCGATCACCCACGAAACCTTCGTCGCCGATGTGCTGGCGATCGCCGCCACACTGGCCGACGATGACTGGAAGCCGCACTGGCTGGTCGGCGTCGGCCGGGGCGGGCTCGTCCCCGGTGCCTATCTGAGCCAGGCGACGGGCATCCAGCTGCTCAGCGTCGACGTGTCGAGCAGGCATATCAGCTTCGCCGACGAACTGCTGGAGAAGCTGGCGGCGGAGACGCGCGCCGGGCAGCGCCTGCTGATCGTCGACGACATCAATGATTCGGGGAAGACGATCGGCTATCTGCGCCGCGCGATCGGCGAGGCGGGCGGCGTGCCGGATCACGTCCGCGTCGCGGTGCTCATCAACAACATCCGCTCGCAGGCGCATGTCGATTATTGCTCGCGCACGATCGACCGCGCGAGCGACAAGCGCTGGTTCGTGTTTCCATGGGAAGCGCTGGCGCCCGAAACCAGGCTGGTCGAAGACGCCGCCGACGTGCCGGAACGGCTGGCTTGA
- a CDS encoding adenosine deaminase, with the protein MSDLDTFIAGLPKAELHMHIEGSLEPELMFALAERNGVAIPFASVEEVRAAYSFSNLQDFLDIYYAGAGVLITAQDFHDLAAAYFARAAADNVRHAEIFFDPQTHTDRGIDLATVMEGLLSAIDEAAERHGVTARLILCFLRHLDEDAAFATLEAAEPWLDRITGVGLDSSEVGHPPAKFARVFAAARARGLRIVAHAGEEGPPEYVHEALDLLEIERLDHGNRALEDPALVVRLARSAMTFTVCPLSNLKLCVVDDIADHPLPRMLRQGLRVTINSDDPAYFGGYVNDNFRVLAAAGGIDRDDAVTLARNSFLGSFLPDDVVALHLAALDEYVAAHA; encoded by the coding sequence ATGTCCGATCTCGATACCTTCATCGCCGGCCTTCCCAAGGCCGAACTGCATATGCACATCGAGGGCAGCCTCGAGCCCGAGCTGATGTTCGCGCTGGCCGAGCGCAACGGCGTCGCGATCCCCTTCGCCTCGGTGGAGGAGGTGCGCGCGGCCTACAGCTTCTCGAACCTGCAGGACTTTCTCGACATCTATTATGCCGGCGCCGGCGTGCTGATCACCGCGCAGGATTTCCATGACCTCGCCGCCGCCTATTTCGCGCGCGCCGCCGCTGACAATGTGCGCCATGCCGAGATCTTCTTCGATCCGCAGACGCACACCGATCGCGGCATCGACCTGGCGACGGTGATGGAGGGGCTGCTCTCCGCGATCGACGAGGCGGCGGAACGCCATGGCGTCACCGCGCGGCTGATCCTCTGCTTCCTGCGCCATCTCGACGAGGATGCCGCCTTCGCGACTCTGGAGGCCGCCGAGCCATGGCTGGACCGCATCACCGGCGTCGGCCTCGATTCGTCCGAGGTCGGCCATCCGCCCGCGAAGTTCGCGCGTGTCTTCGCGGCCGCCCGGGCCAGGGGGCTGCGCATCGTCGCGCATGCCGGCGAGGAGGGACCGCCCGAATATGTCCATGAGGCGCTGGACCTGCTGGAGATCGAGCGGCTCGACCATGGCAATCGCGCGCTGGAGGATCCGGCGCTCGTCGTGCGGCTGGCGCGCAGCGCGATGACCTTCACGGTCTGCCCGCTTTCCAACCTCAAGCTGTGCGTGGTCGACGACATCGCCGACCATCCGCTGCCCAGGATGCTGCGGCAGGGGCTGCGCGTGACGATCAATTCGGACGATCCGGCCTATTTCGGCGGCTATGTGAACGACAATTTCCGCGTGCTTGCCGCGGCCGGCGGGATCGACCGCGACGATGCGGTGACGCTGGCGCGCAACAGCTTCCTCGGTTCTTTCCTTCCCGACGACGTCGTTGCCTTGCACCTCGCCGCGCTCGACGAGTATGTGGCCGCCCATGCCTGA
- a CDS encoding uroporphyrinogen-III synthase produces MTARLLILRPQPGADATAARAAALGFGSVVAPLFTVAPVRWAAPDPAAFDAVMMTSANAARLGGAALATYLALPLYAVGAATAAAARDAGFVDIRTGDRDAAALVERAARDGVSRLLHLAGADHIALDAPGISRIIVYAAVERADPLAGVVIDAATIALLHSPRAAAVLAALLPPEARSRLRIAAISAATARAAGDGWRAVAVAGSPADPALLAAAAGLCDVNPDSE; encoded by the coding sequence ATGACGGCAAGGCTGCTGATCCTGCGGCCGCAACCCGGCGCCGACGCCACCGCGGCGCGGGCTGCGGCCCTGGGGTTCGGCAGCGTCGTGGCGCCGCTGTTCACGGTCGCGCCGGTCCGTTGGGCGGCGCCCGACCCCGCCGCCTTCGATGCGGTGATGATGACCAGCGCGAACGCGGCACGACTCGGCGGCGCGGCGTTGGCGACCTATCTGGCGCTGCCCCTTTACGCCGTGGGCGCGGCGACCGCGGCGGCGGCGCGCGACGCCGGCTTCGTCGATATCCGGACGGGTGATCGCGATGCGGCGGCGCTGGTCGAACGCGCGGCGCGCGACGGTGTCAGCCGCTTGCTGCACCTCGCCGGTGCCGATCACATCGCGCTCGACGCACCGGGGATCAGCCGCATCATCGTCTATGCCGCGGTCGAACGCGCCGATCCGCTGGCCGGGGTGGTGATCGACGCGGCGACGATCGCGCTGCTCCATTCGCCGCGCGCGGCGGCCGTGCTGGCGGCATTGCTGCCGCCCGAGGCGCGTTCGCGCCTGCGGATCGCTGCGATCAGCGCTGCCACCGCGCGCGCCGCCGGTGACGGTTGGCGCGCGGTCGCCGTCGCCGGGTCGCCCGCCGATCCGGCCTTGCTGGCGGCTGCTGCCGGCTTGTGCGATGTAAACCCCGACAGCGAATGA
- a CDS encoding Trm112 family protein: MTADGNALDPTLVAILVCPATRAPLRYDAEARELISDAAGLAYPVRDGIPVLLIEDARPLSD, from the coding sequence GTGACGGCGGACGGGAACGCGCTCGATCCGACGTTGGTGGCGATTCTCGTCTGTCCGGCGACACGCGCACCGTTGCGCTATGATGCCGAGGCCCGGGAATTGATCTCCGACGCGGCGGGGCTGGCCTATCCGGTACGCGACGGGATCCCGGTGTTGCTGATCGAGGACGCTCGGCCGCTTTCGGACTAA